The following proteins are encoded in a genomic region of Nocardioides sp. cx-173:
- a CDS encoding ABC transporter permease gives MRIAAIRVAHLVGVLLGVTFLVYVLLDLLPGDTAEVIVASSDAPSAEAVEAVRKSLGLDQPLMERYFSWLGGLLQGDLGQSYRTGETVLAAVADRLPVTLQLLVMAEIVSLAIAIPLATIAANRRDSWIDRVVAVITFGFQALPHFMVAVLLVFLLAVKLQVLPALGFVPLSEDVGESIKSLLIPTIALSAGLIPVYLRILRTEMIRTLQEDYILLARSVGLKPSTILTRYALKPSLPTLITVVGVNIGHLVGGTIVIELICGLPGVGTLLFSSINGRDYVMVQGLILLIAATYVVANFLVDIFYTVLDPRVRA, from the coding sequence ATGCGGATCGCGGCTATCCGGGTGGCACACCTGGTGGGGGTGCTGCTGGGCGTGACGTTCCTGGTCTACGTCCTCCTGGACCTGCTCCCCGGCGACACCGCCGAGGTGATCGTCGCCTCTAGCGACGCCCCTTCGGCGGAGGCGGTCGAGGCCGTGCGGAAGAGCCTGGGCCTCGACCAGCCGCTCATGGAGCGCTACTTCTCCTGGCTGGGCGGCCTGCTGCAGGGCGACCTGGGGCAGTCCTACCGCACGGGGGAGACGGTGCTCGCCGCCGTGGCCGACCGGCTGCCGGTCACCCTGCAGCTGCTGGTGATGGCCGAGATCGTCTCGCTCGCGATCGCGATCCCGCTCGCCACCATCGCGGCCAACCGCCGCGACTCCTGGATCGACCGCGTGGTCGCCGTCATCACGTTCGGCTTCCAGGCGCTGCCGCACTTCATGGTCGCCGTGCTGCTGGTGTTCCTGCTGGCGGTGAAGCTGCAGGTCCTGCCGGCGCTGGGCTTCGTGCCGCTGTCCGAGGACGTCGGCGAGAGCATCAAGTCCCTGCTGATACCGACGATCGCGCTCTCGGCGGGGCTGATCCCGGTGTATCTGAGGATCCTGCGCACCGAGATGATCCGCACCCTGCAGGAGGACTACATCCTGCTGGCCCGCTCGGTCGGGCTCAAGCCCTCGACGATCCTCACCCGCTACGCGCTCAAGCCCTCCCTGCCGACGCTGATCACCGTGGTCGGCGTCAACATCGGGCACCTGGTGGGCGGCACCATCGTCATCGAGCTGATCTGCGGCCTGCCCGGCGTCGGGACCCTGCTGTTCAGCAGCATCAACGGCCGCGACTACGTGATGGTCCAGGGGCTGATCCTGCTGATCGCCGCGACGTACGTCGTCGCCAACTTCCTCGTCGACATCTTCTACACCGTCCTCGACCCAAGGGTGCGCGCATGA
- a CDS encoding GlcG/HbpS family heme-binding protein translates to MRLETAQRLLTQVQEAAAASSLRLSMVVVDAGGIEVASARMDEAGWFTLGIARSKARTAVAFGRPSAELAAMRDAHPDVWRLADDQLPFAATTLPGGILIREEGAVVGAIGVSGAAPEVDVAVAEHAVATLAQAPSGVVPAGGTGR, encoded by the coding sequence ATGAGGCTCGAGACCGCGCAGCGGCTGCTGACGCAGGTGCAGGAGGCCGCGGCCGCCTCGTCCCTGCGCCTGAGCATGGTGGTGGTCGACGCCGGCGGGATCGAGGTCGCCTCCGCCCGCATGGACGAGGCCGGCTGGTTCACCCTGGGCATCGCCCGCAGCAAGGCGCGCACGGCGGTCGCCTTCGGACGGCCGTCCGCGGAGCTGGCGGCGATGCGCGACGCCCACCCCGACGTCTGGCGTCTCGCCGACGACCAGCTCCCGTTCGCGGCCACGACCCTGCCCGGCGGGATCCTGATCCGCGAGGAGGGTGCCGTCGTGGGTGCCATCGGCGTGAGCGGCGCCGCCCCCGAGGTCGACGTCGCGGTCGCCGAACACGCTGTCGCGACCCTCGCTCAGGCGCCGTCCGGCGTCGTGCCAGCCGGCGGCACGGGCCGGTAG
- a CDS encoding hydroxylase, translating to MTEVLERIEKQGDFLAESGPECERLGRLTDEVADRIRWTGVTRLLQPAEFGGDEVHPVEFFEAVLAVGARSGAAGWVSSVVGVHPWEMAMCDHDLQQAVWGEDPDTWIASPYAPMGRAKPEGEGWLLSGRWSFSSGTDHCQWIFLGGMLTDADGVVADPARAVRHFILPRSDYEIVADSWDVIGLEGTGSKDIVIKDAYISPDRLVDPQALPSAELRRTNPLYRMPFPTMFSGAITAGTLAIAEGALHAFVEHTRERVDARGAAVAGSPHQLAVLGAASSDIAASRLQFLNDINRVYEAGAKDALTPALRLEVRRNQVRSVRRAVDAVDELFMHAGGGALRRDLPFQRFWRDLHAAMNHINNAAELTYEGYGLQLFGQPVPAGVRY from the coding sequence GCTCACCGACGAGGTGGCCGACCGCATCCGCTGGACCGGCGTCACGCGTCTCCTCCAACCGGCCGAGTTCGGCGGCGACGAGGTGCACCCGGTGGAGTTCTTCGAGGCCGTGCTCGCCGTCGGCGCCAGGTCGGGGGCAGCGGGCTGGGTCTCCAGCGTCGTCGGCGTGCACCCGTGGGAGATGGCCATGTGCGACCACGACCTCCAGCAGGCGGTCTGGGGCGAGGACCCGGACACCTGGATCGCCTCGCCGTACGCCCCGATGGGCCGGGCCAAGCCGGAGGGCGAGGGCTGGCTGCTCAGCGGCCGCTGGTCGTTCTCGTCCGGCACCGACCACTGCCAGTGGATCTTCCTGGGCGGCATGCTCACCGATGCCGACGGGGTCGTCGCCGACCCGGCTCGCGCGGTGCGCCACTTCATCCTGCCGCGCTCGGACTACGAGATCGTCGCCGACTCCTGGGACGTCATCGGCCTCGAGGGCACGGGCAGCAAGGACATCGTCATCAAGGACGCCTACATCAGCCCGGACCGGCTCGTGGACCCGCAGGCGCTTCCGAGCGCCGAGCTGCGCCGCACCAACCCGCTCTACCGGATGCCGTTCCCGACCATGTTCTCCGGCGCGATCACCGCCGGCACCCTCGCGATCGCCGAGGGCGCGCTCCATGCGTTCGTCGAGCACACCCGCGAGCGCGTCGACGCCCGCGGTGCCGCCGTCGCCGGCAGCCCGCACCAGCTCGCCGTCCTGGGCGCCGCCTCCTCCGACATCGCGGCCAGCCGGCTGCAGTTCCTCAACGACATCAACCGCGTCTACGAGGCGGGCGCCAAGGACGCGCTCACGCCCGCACTCCGCCTGGAGGTGCGGCGCAACCAGGTGCGCTCGGTACGCCGCGCGGTGGACGCCGTCGACGAGCTCTTCATGCACGCCGGTGGCGGAGCGCTGCGCCGCGACCTGCCCTTCCAGCGGTTCTGGCGCGACCTGCACGCCGCCATGAACCACATCAACAACGCCGCCGAGCTGACCTACGAGGGCTACGGCCTCCAGCTGTTCGGCCAGCCCGTCCCGGCCGGTGTGAGGTACTGA
- a CDS encoding ABC transporter permease yields MTMTPTAGDRTDLTAAGAGVAPPAEPRARRKVRWVTMLSAAWIALLVLGAVLFPLLPLPDPDRSDYAAIAVPPGHVDHWLGTDTIGRDMLSRLLIGGRVSLTVGIGGIALAVLVGAVLGLISGYFGGWLSRIINGVMDILLAFPSLVALIALSVFMGPGLKTIIIGIGFIAAPQVARVTRAATLGFAEREFVIASRGMGSGSWRILRREIVPNVVGPVIAFATVLVAVAIVAEGSLSFLGLGVPPPTSSWGTMMGDGRSDFDSAPHIALLPAGAMFVTLLALYFLAEELNRKFDIKEAAL; encoded by the coding sequence ATGACCATGACCCCGACCGCCGGCGATCGGACCGACCTCACCGCGGCCGGGGCCGGGGTGGCCCCGCCGGCCGAGCCCCGTGCTCGTCGCAAGGTCCGCTGGGTGACCATGCTGTCCGCCGCCTGGATCGCGCTGCTGGTCCTCGGCGCGGTCCTCTTCCCGTTGCTTCCCCTACCCGACCCCGACCGCAGCGACTACGCCGCCATCGCGGTGCCCCCCGGTCACGTCGACCACTGGCTCGGCACCGACACGATCGGTCGCGACATGCTGAGCCGGCTGCTGATCGGCGGGCGGGTGAGCCTCACCGTCGGCATCGGCGGCATCGCCCTCGCGGTCCTGGTCGGCGCGGTGCTCGGGCTGATTTCCGGCTACTTCGGCGGCTGGCTCTCGCGGATCATCAACGGCGTCATGGACATCCTGCTCGCCTTCCCCTCCCTGGTGGCGCTGATCGCGCTGAGCGTCTTCATGGGCCCCGGGCTCAAGACGATCATCATCGGCATCGGGTTCATCGCCGCGCCGCAGGTGGCGCGCGTGACCCGCGCGGCCACCCTCGGCTTCGCGGAGCGCGAGTTCGTCATCGCCTCGCGCGGGATGGGGTCGGGCAGCTGGCGGATCCTGCGCCGCGAGATCGTGCCGAACGTCGTGGGGCCGGTGATCGCGTTCGCGACCGTGCTCGTCGCGGTGGCGATCGTGGCCGAGGGCTCGCTCAGCTTCCTGGGCCTCGGCGTGCCGCCGCCCACCTCGAGCTGGGGCACGATGATGGGCGACGGCCGCTCGGACTTCGACTCCGCCCCGCACATCGCACTGCTGCCCGCCGGCGCCATGTTCGTGACGCTCCTGGCCCTGTACTTCCTGGCCGAGGAGCTCAACCGGAAGTTCGACATCAAGGAGGCAGCCCTGTGA